In Sphingomonas sp. M1-B02, the sequence GTCTCGACGTCGACCGGCTCCGGCGCCGCGGCGGCTGCGGGGGCGGCGCTGGGGGCGGGGGCGGGCTGGGTGACCGGGGGCGTTGCGGCGGGGGCCTGGGTGGGGGCTGCGGGCTTGACGACGGCCTTGCCGAAGATGGCGTCCTTGATGCTGCCGAAAATGCTCATGGCGATGCTCCTGCGTGCCGCGCCGGAATGGCGCTTCGCGGGGGACAACGCATTGCGGGCGCGTGCGTTCAGCGGGGGCGTTCAGCGGGGGCGGTGATCGGTACCTTCGCCGGGAGTGATGAAGATCGCGGTGCAGCTTGTGCCGGCGGGAACGTCGGCGGTGTGCCAGGTGCCGGGCGGGTTGATCGCATAGTCGCCCGCGGCGAGCGTGACGCTTTCGGTCGCGCCGTCGGCATGCTCCTGGTGGATCGTCATGCTGCCCGCGGTGCAGATCACCATCTCGGCGCCGTGCGGGTGGACCTCCCACGAGTCCCAGCTTTCGGTGAAGCTATATTGCGAGACGAGCCGGCCCTCGATCCCGTCGGCGGCGTGGCGTTCGCCGTAGGCGGCGTACCATTCGGGGCCGGTCATTTCGGGCTCGACCGTGGCGGTGGCGTTCAGGCCGAGATGGGCGGGATGGGTGGGGAGATGGGGCATAGGCTGGCCTTGCTGATCGGCGGGGCGGGGCGTCGAAAGTCACAGAAGGTCACACTAGGGTCACACTATCCGCGTTGCGTTGCGGGGTTCGGGGCCGTTCTAGTGCACCTTGTTTTTCAAAGCGCGATACCCGGCGCATCGACGACTCCGCGGCGGAGCGAAGCAGGTGAAATCCTATTTTGCAAGTGGGGCGTCGAAGGCTGGTGAATGAGTATAGCGTCCCCGAGATTCTTGCGAGCCGAGCCGGCCCTCGATCCCGTCGGCGGCGTGGCGTTCGCCATAGGCGGCGTACCATTCGGGGCCGGTCATTTCGGGCTCGACGGTGGCGGTGGCGTTCAGGCTGAGGTGGGCGGGGTGGGTGGGGAGGTGGGGCATGGCGCGGATGCTAGGATTTAGCGGAAGCTAAATCCTAGCACCGAAGGGCGCGCCCGGCCGGCGGCGCTACGAGCGCCGACCGACGACGCGGCTTTGCCGCGGCGGGACTAATATGCGCCACAGTGCGCGTTGCACATCTCTATCGAAGCGCCTAGAAACGCCTTGGGTGGGCGGAGCGGCTTAGGCCGCTAGTTTCGCGCAAGCGAGGCTGTTCTTACTTTCGAGCTAGTCTCAGTGTACGCTTTCTTCCTTGGAGGAAATAGTGATTCATTGTATGCGTCCACCCACCACATGAGCAAGTCGGACCCGATCGGTAACATATACATAACGTCCAAGGCTAGGATGGTAGCAGAGGCTCGTCTAAAGCACGCAGACCTTATGTCTCAAGTCTTGATGGCTTGGTACTCGGTATGTCTGATCGCTATTTCTCTTTTAGATTTGTCGCAAACATTCCGCGTCCGCGATGTGAGTGTTATGACAGCCATTCTTTCTGTCGCAGTACTTGCCACCTCGATTTTTATACCAGGTCAAAATTTTGGTATGCGCGCTGCCGGTTTCCGGAATTGCTATCTACAGCTTCAGCAGATTTATGGCTCTGCAGAAACGGATGACGCGAAGAAGGTTGCCTACACGGAGGCGCTTCCGCAGTTCGAGAATCATTTGCAGCGAGATTACGAGTGGGTGCTTTATCAGTCTTGGTTGTTTGGTAAGCCGCTCGCCGACGCTGACGGACCGGTAGAAGTAACCCGCGGCATAATCCTGAAGAGCATCATCAGGGTCGCTATGAGATGGAGCGTACTAGCGTCCCTCTTTGTTGCTCCCGTTGCCTTCGGATATTTGCTGCTCCTTCCCCGGCAGGTTTGAGGGGGTGCAGGAAGATTTCTTCTCGGTACTCGCAGCGACCGGTAAGCCCCTTACTCAAGATGATCACTTTCGTGCATCTTATCTGCTAGAGCTATTCCGCTCCAAAATTGCAAGATCGAAGGCTACTGGTAAGGATGGCGTTCGCATAACGCGGTTTCAAGACAAATTGGTGGAAGAGGCGGCGCTCATTGAGAAGCGATTTTTGTCTCGCTCATACCGGTTTACAACATTCAAAGAGCGCCTCATTCTACGCGGACCTGATCGTGCGCCGCGACAAATCTCTATCCCGACAGTGCGCGATCGGCTGGCGTTGCGAGCCCTTTGCCAAGTCGTCCACTTGTTTGTCCCAGAAACGCGCGGTGCGTCCCCGCACGCTCTGGTTAAGAAGGTCGTGGAAGCCGTTCAATCAGCCGATCACGGTTCGAAAGTGTTCGTGCGCATTGATGTAAAAGACTTTTTCCCGAGCGTTACGCACCCGATCTTGGCTAGAGAACTTCGCCGATTCGATTTGGGTCAAAACGTAAGCGAGCTGTGTATGGCCGCTGTGAAAACGCGAACGGGTGGTTCAGGTGAGCCTAGTTCCCGAGGCATCCCTCAGGGTCTAAGTGTTTCCGGTGCCTTGGCCGCGCTCTACATGGTCAAGTTTGATGAGAGTCAGGTTGCCGAGGGCCGAACGTATTTTCGCTACGTGGATGACATCCTTTACATATGCGAAAAGGACGAAGCGGACGATCTTTTGAAAACTGTAGCCCGCAAACTTAAGGCTAGGGGTTTGCTAATTCATCCAAAGGGTGTTGCGGGGAAAACTGAAGTATCACCGGTAGCTGACGGGATAGATTTCCTCGGATACAAAATATGTATTGAAAATGTCTCTATTAGAAAATCATCTTATAATCGAATGTTTAAGAACATTCTTAAAGTAATTACTAATTACAAATATAGTAAAAAAGACATTGGAAAGTTGCTATTTAGATTAAATATCAAAATAACGGGGTGCATCGTAGATCATGGTCGAAGAGGGTGGATGATGTTCTTTTCGTACACCGATGATGTTTCGCAATTGGCATTTTTAGATCGTTTTGTTGTAGACCAGCTAAAGCGTGCCGGATTTCCTAAAAATCGCATGGGCGAT encodes:
- a CDS encoding reverse transcriptase domain-containing protein, producing MQEDFFSVLAATGKPLTQDDHFRASYLLELFRSKIARSKATGKDGVRITRFQDKLVEEAALIEKRFLSRSYRFTTFKERLILRGPDRAPRQISIPTVRDRLALRALCQVVHLFVPETRGASPHALVKKVVEAVQSADHGSKVFVRIDVKDFFPSVTHPILARELRRFDLGQNVSELCMAAVKTRTGGSGEPSSRGIPQGLSVSGALAALYMVKFDESQVAEGRTYFRYVDDILYICEKDEADDLLKTVARKLKARGLLIHPKGVAGKTEVSPVADGIDFLGYKICIENVSIRKSSYNRMFKNILKVITNYKYSKKDIGKLLFRLNIKITGCIVDHGRRGWMMFFSYTDDVSQLAFLDRFVVDQLKRAGFPKNRMGDVKKFVKSYHEIRFNLKNTKYIPNFDEYDLDQKGKIIVDMTSHSAEEVAGWDVEAIEREFSNIISREVQDLERDVGNIS
- a CDS encoding SLATT domain-containing protein; protein product: MSKSDPIGNIYITSKARMVAEARLKHADLMSQVLMAWYSVCLIAISLLDLSQTFRVRDVSVMTAILSVAVLATSIFIPGQNFGMRAAGFRNCYLQLQQIYGSAETDDAKKVAYTEALPQFENHLQRDYEWVLYQSWLFGKPLADADGPVEVTRGIILKSIIRVAMRWSVLASLFVAPVAFGYLLLLPRQV
- a CDS encoding cupin domain-containing protein; protein product: MPHLPTHPAHLGLNATATVEPEMTGPEWYAAYGERHAADGIEGRLVSQYSFTESWDSWEVHPHGAEMVICTAGSMTIHQEHADGATESVTLAAGDYAINPPGTWHTADVPAGTSCTAIFITPGEGTDHRPR